From Curtobacterium sp. SGAir0471, the proteins below share one genomic window:
- a CDS encoding DUF4193 domain-containing protein produces the protein MATDYDAPRKTDDSSDSESIEALKERVPDKMSGVVDDDSDNPGSFELAGQDLSDVDLDVVVLPPQVDEFTCVECFLVKHRSQLDHESKLGPVCAECAAL, from the coding sequence ATGGCCACCGATTACGACGCCCCCAGGAAGACCGACGACTCCTCTGACTCGGAGTCGATCGAGGCCCTCAAGGAGCGCGTGCCCGACAAGATGTCGGGGGTCGTCGACGATGATTCCGACAACCCCGGCAGCTTCGAGCTCGCCGGACAGGACCTCAGCGACGTCGACCTCGACGTCGTCGTGCTGCCGCCGCAGGTCGACGAGTTCACCTGCGTCGAGTGCTTCCTCGTGAAGCACCGCTCGCAGCTCGACCACGAGTCGAAGCTCGGCCCCGTGTGCGCGGAGTGCGCGGCGCTCTAG